One genomic window of Paramormyrops kingsleyae isolate MSU_618 chromosome 22, PKINGS_0.4, whole genome shotgun sequence includes the following:
- the LOC111849306 gene encoding aquaporin-8-like yields MPAVTWTLDTSAWQRAMSKTELCDVPCRDAPDPEERPRNEPRRAAAAFESYLQPCLAELLGSALFIFVGCCSVVQNSATTGLLQPALAHGLALVVVIAVLGEISGGHFNPAVSLCVYFVGGLRLVLLLPYVVSQLLGGMIGAALALAITTPQSYASSSGGAFNVVQNDSQVGQATVAEIVMTAFLTMTVCMGAVNGKSRSSLAPLCIGLTVAADILAGGPVSGACMNPARAFGPALVANCWAYHWIYWVGPLGGAVFTACVVRLLMGDRSLRLILK; encoded by the exons ATGCCAGCGGTTACGTGGACGTTGGACACATCTGCCTGGCAGCGCGCGATGTCTAAAACGGAGCTCTGCGACGTGCCATGCCGGGACGCCCCGGATCCCGAGGAGCGGCCGCGAAACGAGCCTCGGAGGGCCGCCGCCGCCTTCGAGAGCTACTTGCAGCCCTGCTTGGCAGAGCTGCTGGGCTCAGCCCTCTTCATTTTCGTGGGCTGCTGCTCGGTGGTGCAGAACTCGGCGACCACGGGGCTGCTGCAGCCCGCCTTGGCGCACGGGCTGGCACTCGTCGTCGTGATTGCGGTCCTGGGGGAAATCAG TGGCGGCCACTTCAACCCGGCTGTGTCCCTGTGCGTGTACTTCGTCGGGGGGCTACGGCTCGTGCTGCTCCTGCCCTACGTTGTTTCCCAGCTGCTTGGTGGGATGATCGGGGCGGCCTTGGCTCTG gccaTCACCACTCCTCAGTCCTATGCCAGTTCCTCAGGAGGGGCCTTCAATGTGGTTCAGAACGACTCCCAGGTGGGCCAGGCCACCGTGGCTGAGATCGTCATGACCGCGTTCCTGACCATGACTGTGTGCATGGGTGCAGTCAACGGCAAGTCACGCAGCAGCCTGGCGCCGCTCTGCATCGGCCTGACGGTGGCGGCCGACATCCTCGCTGG GGGGCCTGTGTCTGGTGCATGCATGAATCCAGCGCGTGCGTTTGGCCCCGCTCTGGTGGCGAACTGCTGGGCCTACCACTGGATCTACTGGGTGGGGCCTTTGGGCGGGGCTGTTTTCACGGCCTGTGTTGTTAG ACTGCTGATGGGAGATCGGAGTTTGCGGCTTATTCTGAAGTGA
- the aqp8b gene encoding aquaporin-8b, with amino-acid sequence MAEDRLELRDMEKNLIRDSRKAKEGGSPSRMERMIQPCAAELLGTMFFVFIGCVSVIEDVESAGRLQPALVHGLAIVVLVACMAEISGSHFNPAFTIPIYLCGGMELVMVGPYIISQLVGGVIGAAMSKVMTTKAKYEEATGAAFTVLRSEEQVARALFAEGAMTSLIALVVLLGAVNHKSRTPLVPFMAGGTVVINILAGGNVSGTCLNPARALGPALMTNYWSYHWVYWVGPILGGLVAAALVRFLLGDNKTRLILK; translated from the exons ATGGCCGAAGACAGGCTGGAGCTCCGAGACATGGAGAAGAATTTAATAAGAGACAGTCGCAAAGCCAAAGAGGGCGGGTCTCCAAGCCGGATGGAGCGGATGATCCAGCCGTGCGCGGCCGAGCTTCTGGGGACCATGTTCTTCGTGTTCATCGGCTGCGTCTCGGTGATCGAGGACGTGGAGTCGGCGGGGAGGCTGCAGCCTGCGCTGGTGCACGGCCTGGCCATCGTGGTTTTGGTGGCGTGTATGGCAGAGATCAG TGGGTCCCATTTCAACCCAGCGTTTACTATCCCCATCTACCTGTGTGGGGGTATGGAGCTCGTCATGGTTGGACCGTACATCATCAGCCAGCTGGTGGGGGGCGTTATCGGAGCCGCCATGTCTAAG GTGATGACGACCAAAGCCAAGTACGAGGAAGCCACTGGCGCTGCCTTCACCGTCCTGAGGTCCGAGGAGCAGGTGGCCAGGGCCCTGTTTGCTGAGGGAGCCATGACCAGCCTCATTGCCCTGGTGGTGCTACTAGGAGCGGTGAACCACAAGAGCCGCACCCCCCTGGTGCCGTTTATGGCTGGGGGCACTGTCGTCATCAACATCCTGGCAGG GGGGAACGTGTCTGGGACATGTCTGAACCCAGCCAGGGCTCTGGGTCCTGCTCTCATGACTAACTACTGGTCCTACCACTGGGTGTACTGGGTGGGCCCTATTTTAGGAGGCCTGGTGGCAGCTGCATTGGTGAG GTTTCTGCTCGGAGACAACAAAACTCGACTTATCCTGAAATGA